In [Limnothrix rosea] IAM M-220, one DNA window encodes the following:
- a CDS encoding helix-turn-helix domain-containing protein, with amino-acid sequence MGAGTKYNVRLTPEQREDFQQIARNGYQSAKMILHARILLMADRAHPEGNWTDQQIAQALSVHPNTVARIRKLFATGGEERALNRKVREVPPVPPKITGEKAQKLLELYASEPPAGRGYWSLSLLVSELKARGLVKSICRETVRKVLKEHGIVLSRRKLSP; translated from the coding sequence ATGGGAGCCGGAACAAAGTACAACGTCCGTTTAACGCCAGAGCAGCGGGAAGATTTCCAGCAAATCGCCCGTAATGGTTATCAGTCAGCAAAAATGATTCTTCACGCAAGGATATTGTTAATGGCAGATCGTGCTCATCCGGAGGGAAATTGGACTGATCAGCAGATTGCCCAAGCTTTAAGTGTTCATCCGAATACGGTGGCGCGGATTCGCAAGTTATTCGCCACAGGTGGAGAGGAGCGCGCTCTCAATCGCAAGGTTAGAGAAGTACCGCCAGTACCACCGAAAATCACCGGGGAAAAGGCTCAGAAACTTTTGGAGCTGTATGCGAGTGAGCCACCGGCTGGTCGTGGTTACTGGTCACTGAGTTTATTGGTATCAGAACTAAAGGCGAGGGGTTTAGTGAAGAGTATTTGTCGTGAAACGGTTCGCAAGGTTTTAAAAGAGCATGGTATTGTCCTTAGCCGCCGCAAACTTTCCCCCTGA
- a CDS encoding phosphoribulokinase, producing MTSQTDRVVIIGVAGDSGCGKSTFLRRLTDLFGAEFMTVICLDDYHSLDRKGRKEAGVTALNPKANNFDLMAEQIRDLKNGKAIDKPIYNHETGELDPPERIEPNKVIVIEGLHPLFDERVRELVDFSVYLDISDEVKIQWKIQRDMAERGHTYEDILASINARKPDFSAYIEPQREFADVVIQVLPTELVEDKEGKYLRVRLVQREGIKNFEPAYLFDEGSTIHWRPCGRKLTCNYPGIKMYYGPDNYFGNEVSVLEVDGKFDNLDEMIYIESHLSKTGTKYYGEMTELVLKHRDYPGSDNGTGLFQVLVGLKMRQTYETLVAAKAAAAV from the coding sequence ATGACCAGTCAGACAGACCGTGTAGTCATCATTGGCGTTGCCGGGGATTCCGGTTGCGGAAAATCAACTTTTTTACGCCGTCTTACCGATCTATTCGGCGCAGAATTTATGACAGTAATCTGCCTCGACGACTATCATAGTCTTGATCGCAAGGGTCGTAAGGAAGCCGGTGTTACCGCCCTTAACCCTAAGGCAAATAATTTTGACCTGATGGCTGAGCAGATCCGCGACCTCAAGAATGGCAAAGCGATCGATAAACCGATTTATAATCACGAAACTGGTGAGCTTGATCCCCCTGAACGCATCGAGCCTAACAAAGTCATCGTTATTGAAGGACTCCACCCACTTTTTGATGAGCGTGTTCGTGAACTTGTCGACTTCAGCGTTTATTTAGACATCAGCGACGAAGTTAAGATCCAGTGGAAAATCCAGCGTGATATGGCTGAGCGTGGTCACACCTATGAAGATATCTTGGCATCGATTAATGCGCGTAAGCCTGATTTCTCTGCTTATATTGAACCCCAACGTGAATTTGCGGATGTTGTGATTCAAGTGCTACCGACTGAGCTGGTTGAAGATAAGGAAGGGAAATATCTACGCGTACGTCTAGTGCAAAGAGAAGGTATTAAAAACTTTGAGCCTGCTTATTTGTTTGACGAGGGTTCGACAATTCACTGGCGTCCCTGTGGCCGTAAGCTCACTTGTAACTATCCCGGTATTAAGATGTACTACGGACCCGATAACTACTTTGGGAATGAAGTTTCTGTCCTTGAAGTTGATGGTAAATTCGATAATCTCGATGAGATGATCTACATTGAAAGCCACCTCAGCAAAACTGGTACTAAGTACTATGGTGAGATGACTGAGCTTGTCCTTAAGCACAGAGACTATCCTGGTTCGGATAATGGGACGGGTTTGTTCCAGGTACTTGTGGGTCTTAAGATGCGTCAAACTTATGAAACATTAGTGGCGGCAAAAGCTGCGGCGGCGGTGTAG